A region of Alkalinema sp. FACHB-956 DNA encodes the following proteins:
- the rpsH gene encoding 30S ribosomal protein S8, with the protein MAVNDTIADMLTRIRNAGLARHETTEVPATKMTRSIAQVLKAEGFIGEFEEAGEGVQTNLVITLKYKGKNRSKPLITNLKRVSKPGLRVYSNCKDLPKVLGGIGVAVISTSSGIMTDREARKAGVGGEVLCYVW; encoded by the coding sequence ATGGCAGTTAACGACACCATTGCAGATATGTTGACGCGCATCCGAAATGCCGGATTGGCCCGTCATGAAACCACCGAAGTGCCAGCAACCAAGATGACCCGTAGCATTGCTCAGGTTCTCAAGGCGGAAGGGTTTATCGGTGAATTTGAAGAAGCCGGTGAAGGTGTACAAACCAATCTGGTAATTACGCTGAAGTACAAAGGCAAAAATCGCAGCAAGCCGCTGATCACCAACCTGAAGCGGGTGAGCAAGCCTGGTCTGCGTGTCTACTCCAATTGTAAGGATCTACCCAAGGTGCTGGGTGGAATTGGGGTCGCTGTGATCTCAACCTCCAGCGGCATCATGACCGATCGGGAGGCACGCAAAGCGGGCGTCGGTGGCGAAGTGCTTTGCTACGTGTGGTAA
- the rplF gene encoding 50S ribosomal protein L6, with amino-acid sequence MSRIGKRPINLPAKVTVTIDGQTITVKGPKGELTRTLVPEVTVTQDGDTLIVARKDDSRVARQRHGLSRTLVANMVEGVSQGFQRKLEIQGVGYRAAVQGQNLNLSMGYSHPVNIVPPTGITFAVENNTNVTVSGIDKEVVGNTAAKIRAVRPPEPYKGKGIRYAGEAVRRKVGKTGGKKK; translated from the coding sequence ATGTCGCGTATTGGAAAGCGTCCAATTAATCTTCCCGCTAAGGTAACCGTCACCATTGACGGTCAAACCATTACGGTAAAAGGGCCGAAGGGCGAACTAACCCGCACCCTCGTGCCAGAAGTGACGGTGACCCAGGACGGGGATACCCTCATCGTCGCTCGTAAAGATGACTCCCGCGTTGCCCGTCAGCGCCACGGTCTCAGCCGTACCCTTGTTGCCAACATGGTGGAAGGGGTTTCCCAAGGCTTCCAGCGCAAACTGGAAATCCAAGGGGTCGGTTACCGGGCTGCGGTTCAGGGACAAAACTTGAACCTGAGCATGGGCTACAGCCATCCTGTGAACATCGTGCCCCCCACAGGGATTACCTTTGCGGTGGAAAATAACACGAACGTCACGGTGAGTGGGATTGACAAAGAAGTAGTCGGCAACACGGCTGCCAAGATTCGTGCAGTCCGTCCGCCAGAACCTTACAAAGGTAAGGGTATCCGATACGCTGGTGAGGCTGTCCGGCGCAAAGTTGGTAAGACTGGTGGTAAGAAGAAGTAA
- the rplR gene encoding 50S ribosomal protein L18, whose translation MKASRKELTRRRHARIRRALAGTSDRPRMAVFRSRENIYVQVIDDTTHSTLVSASTVDPELRDKVENGANCAAASEVGKLVAQRALAKGIQQVVFDRGGNLYHGRVAALADAAREGGLDF comes from the coding sequence ATGAAAGCAAGTCGTAAAGAATTAACCCGTCGTCGCCATGCCCGGATTCGCCGAGCGTTGGCCGGAACGTCTGATCGTCCTCGGATGGCTGTTTTTCGCTCCCGCGAAAACATCTATGTGCAAGTGATTGATGACACGACCCACAGTACTCTGGTGTCTGCCTCGACCGTTGATCCAGAACTGAGGGACAAAGTGGAGAATGGCGCAAACTGTGCCGCTGCTAGCGAAGTGGGTAAGTTAGTTGCTCAGCGTGCATTGGCAAAGGGAATTCAGCAAGTGGTCTTCGATCGCGGTGGTAATCTCTACCACGGTCGCGTCGCAGCCCTAGCTGATGCAGCCCGTGAAGGCGGTCTAGATTTCTAA
- the rpsE gene encoding 30S ribosomal protein S5, with the protein MAKGRKNTKAREEKSDWQERVVQIRRVTKVVKGGKKLSFRAIVIVGNEKGQVGVGVGKASDVIGAVKKGVVDGKKHLVEVPLTKSSSIPHPSSGRSVGAKVLMRPAAPGTGVIAGGAVRTVLELAGVKNVLAKQLGSNNPLNNARAALEALDSLRTFQQVAEERGISLEQIYS; encoded by the coding sequence ATGGCGAAAGGTCGTAAAAATACCAAAGCCCGGGAAGAGAAGTCCGACTGGCAAGAGCGGGTCGTGCAAATTCGTCGGGTGACCAAAGTGGTCAAGGGCGGTAAAAAGCTGAGTTTCCGGGCGATCGTGATCGTCGGTAACGAAAAAGGTCAGGTTGGCGTTGGCGTGGGTAAGGCCAGCGATGTCATCGGCGCTGTCAAAAAAGGCGTTGTAGATGGCAAGAAGCACCTCGTAGAAGTACCCCTCACCAAGTCCAGTTCCATTCCCCACCCCTCCTCTGGGCGATCGGTGGGTGCAAAGGTTCTGATGCGTCCAGCGGCTCCTGGTACAGGGGTAATTGCTGGAGGTGCAGTGCGGACGGTACTGGAACTCGCAGGCGTGAAAAACGTGCTCGCGAAGCAGTTGGGCTCCAACAACCCTCTGAACAATGCCCGTGCCGCCTTGGAAGCCCTAGATTCCCTACGCACCTTCCAACAGGTTGCTGAGGAGCGTGGCATTTCCCTCGAGCAAATTTACTCCTAG
- the rplO gene encoding 50S ribosomal protein L15 yields MRLADAQPQKGSTKRARRVGRGIAAGQGASCGFGMRGQKSRSGRPTRPGFEGGQTPLYRRLPKLKGFPLINRKVFTIVNLEDLSGLAANSEVTLASLLEAGILTQDDGPLKVLGTGELSVALNVKAAAFTASAKEKIEAAGGSCEVEA; encoded by the coding sequence ATGAGACTCGCTGATGCACAACCCCAAAAGGGTTCGACAAAGCGCGCCCGTCGCGTCGGTCGTGGTATCGCTGCTGGCCAAGGTGCGAGTTGTGGGTTTGGTATGCGGGGTCAAAAGTCTCGCTCGGGCCGTCCGACTCGCCCCGGTTTTGAAGGGGGTCAAACTCCTCTCTACCGTCGCCTGCCCAAACTGAAGGGTTTTCCGCTGATCAATCGCAAGGTGTTTACGATTGTCAACTTGGAAGACCTCTCCGGGCTAGCCGCTAACAGCGAAGTCACCCTGGCAAGCTTGCTAGAAGCTGGCATCCTGACTCAGGATGACGGCCCCCTGAAAGTTTTGGGGACTGGTGAGCTGAGCGTGGCACTGAACGTAAAAGCTGCTGCATTTACGGCTTCTGCTAAGGAAAAAATCGAAGCTGCCGGTGGCAGTTGCGAAGTAGAAGCCTAA